The following proteins are encoded in a genomic region of Sulfurimonas sp. HSL3-7:
- the rpoD gene encoding RNA polymerase sigma factor RpoD, whose product MTAKELNKYLDDTFSSHKSPDCMTYESLVDVFEKQPTAAQAKSILKLAQKYNVCLFTASEHAKMLNDKEAAQRLAAQRKLIEESKSEEFDILKQHELMEWSRSDSPVRMYLREMGQIPLLTKDEEIEISKKIEYGESIIIDAICSVPYLIDFILDYKDPLINRERRVKELFKSFEDEKESDSDDNDSDSDDDKAAETLSAKDKKRVEAVVSSFKALEKAKKDWLKAVEKEVILEEGEAMTEEYIQFHLTASFKKKTLKERLLDLGPTSKLINELVKSMETALRSDDGFDKELKRLEYKLPLFNDALRSNHTQLVSEICDLTKEDIAARVPEATMVSTYMEIKKLIQTKEASKGSFDMEPERLLDILEQIKRGKEISEISKTRMAKSNLRLVVSIAKRYTNRGLPFLDLIQEGNIGLMKAVDKFEYKKGYKFSTYATWWIRQAISRAIADQARTIRIPIHMIETINRINKIMRKYLQENGKEPDVDTIAEEVGLSIEKVKNVIKITKEPISLEAPIGNEDDGRFGDFIEDKTSLAPADAVLKDDLRLQIEGVLEQLNEREKAVIKMRFGIMDDESDRTLEEIGKELNVTRERVRQIESSAIKKLKHPKVGRRLKNYIEE is encoded by the coding sequence ATGACCGCAAAAGAATTGAACAAATACCTAGATGATACCTTCAGCTCACACAAATCACCAGATTGTATGACTTATGAGTCTTTAGTGGATGTCTTTGAAAAACAACCGACGGCTGCTCAGGCAAAAAGTATCCTGAAACTCGCACAAAAATACAATGTCTGTCTTTTTACTGCCTCTGAACACGCCAAAATGCTTAATGACAAAGAAGCCGCCCAGCGTCTGGCTGCCCAGCGTAAACTGATAGAAGAGTCAAAAAGTGAAGAGTTTGACATCTTAAAACAGCATGAACTGATGGAGTGGTCACGCTCAGATTCTCCTGTGCGTATGTACCTCCGCGAGATGGGACAGATCCCTCTTCTCACCAAAGATGAAGAGATCGAGATCTCTAAAAAGATCGAATACGGTGAAAGTATCATCATCGACGCAATCTGTTCCGTTCCCTACCTTATCGACTTTATTCTAGACTATAAAGATCCTCTTATTAACCGTGAGCGTCGCGTAAAAGAGCTTTTTAAGAGTTTCGAGGACGAAAAAGAGTCTGACAGCGATGATAACGACAGCGACAGTGATGATGACAAAGCGGCAGAAACACTCTCGGCAAAAGACAAAAAACGTGTCGAGGCGGTTGTATCAAGCTTTAAAGCCCTGGAAAAAGCAAAAAAAGATTGGCTTAAAGCTGTTGAGAAAGAGGTCATCCTTGAAGAAGGCGAAGCAATGACCGAAGAGTACATCCAGTTTCATTTAACAGCCAGTTTTAAGAAGAAAACACTTAAAGAGCGCCTGCTTGACCTTGGACCGACCTCGAAGTTGATCAATGAACTGGTCAAATCGATGGAAACGGCGCTAAGAAGCGATGACGGTTTTGATAAAGAGCTTAAACGTCTAGAGTATAAACTGCCGCTTTTTAATGACGCGCTGCGTAGCAACCATACACAACTCGTCAGTGAGATCTGTGACCTGACGAAAGAGGATATTGCTGCCCGTGTTCCCGAAGCGACAATGGTCAGTACCTATATGGAGATCAAAAAACTGATCCAGACAAAAGAGGCTTCCAAAGGCAGTTTTGACATGGAACCTGAAAGACTGCTTGACATCCTCGAGCAGATCAAACGCGGTAAAGAGATCTCGGAGATCTCTAAAACACGTATGGCCAAATCAAACCTTCGCCTTGTTGTCTCTATCGCAAAGCGCTACACCAACCGCGGTCTGCCTTTCCTCGACCTAATCCAGGAAGGCAACATCGGTCTGATGAAAGCTGTCGATAAGTTTGAATACAAAAAAGGGTATAAATTCTCGACCTATGCAACCTGGTGGATCCGTCAGGCTATCAGCCGTGCGATCGCCGATCAGGCACGTACGATCCGTATTCCTATTCACATGATCGAGACCATCAACCGTATCAACAAGATCATGCGTAAATACCTTCAAGAGAACGGTAAAGAGCCGGATGTCGATACGATCGCCGAAGAGGTCGGTCTCTCTATCGAGAAGGTCAAAAACGTTATCAAGATCACAAAAGAGCCGATCTCGCTAGAAGCACCTATCGGTAACGAAGATGACGGACGTTTCGGTGATTTCATCGAAGACAAAACCTCTCTCGCACCGGCAGATGCTGTCTTGAAAGACGACCTCCGTCTTCAGATAGAAGGTGTCCTTGAACAGCTCAATGAACGTGAAAAAGCGGTCATCAAAATGCGTTTTGGTATCATGGACGATGAGAGTGACCGTACACTTGAAGAGATCGGTAAAGAACTTAACGTTACACGTGAACGCGTTCGCCAGATCGAATCGTCTGCTATCAAAAAGCTCAAACACCCTAAGGTGGGACGTCGCCTTAAAAACTATATTGAAGAGTAA
- a CDS encoding tetrahydrodipicolinate N-succinyltransferase N-terminal domain-containing protein: METIQTADAFKTLIETIKKTEGYKDPLAFGICRVDFGQKNSDKVLQATYPVINWNENFGSAAIFIEALREQGVAVDFTENEVVCNVNLQFLESCLNAFTPYADEAYGDAHKNIQVISALYGQLKSQGCREGEFRVVFIFDDAACVSVEATYLKLYALSLAKVALRSINLNGAFGALPNVAWSDGQPIELDWLRENEIELKFANAYPHVDFVDKFPRFLQHIIPADNTRILETSKVRFGAQLHAGTTVMPGASYINFNAGTTGVSMVEGRISSSAIVGDGSDVGGGASILGVLSGTDGNPISIGRNCLLGANSVCGIPLGDACIIDAGIAVLEGTKISIYPDQLAKIQEVNPDVAMEGEVFKGKDLAGLNGLHFRQNSMTGELTASRSTREIKLNADLH; the protein is encoded by the coding sequence ATGGAAACTATTCAAACTGCTGATGCATTTAAAACACTGATCGAAACGATTAAAAAAACCGAAGGGTATAAAGATCCTTTGGCTTTTGGTATCTGTCGCGTCGATTTTGGCCAGAAGAACAGCGATAAAGTCCTTCAGGCGACTTACCCGGTAATCAACTGGAATGAAAACTTCGGCAGTGCTGCTATTTTTATCGAAGCGCTTCGCGAGCAAGGTGTAGCGGTGGATTTTACCGAAAATGAAGTGGTTTGCAATGTCAACCTGCAGTTTTTGGAGTCATGTCTGAACGCATTTACGCCGTATGCTGACGAAGCCTATGGTGATGCGCACAAAAACATTCAGGTCATCTCGGCTCTTTACGGTCAACTCAAGTCGCAAGGGTGCCGTGAAGGCGAGTTCCGTGTTGTCTTTATCTTTGATGATGCCGCCTGTGTCAGCGTTGAAGCGACCTACTTAAAACTTTATGCGCTATCACTGGCTAAAGTAGCTCTTCGCAGTATCAATCTCAACGGTGCCTTTGGTGCACTTCCAAACGTAGCCTGGTCAGATGGTCAGCCTATCGAGTTGGACTGGTTGCGTGAAAACGAGATCGAACTCAAATTTGCCAACGCCTACCCGCATGTCGATTTTGTAGACAAATTCCCACGTTTCCTGCAGCATATCATCCCTGCGGACAACACACGTATTTTGGAAACATCCAAAGTACGTTTCGGTGCCCAGCTTCATGCCGGTACAACAGTAATGCCGGGTGCTTCGTACATCAACTTCAATGCCGGTACAACCGGTGTCAGCATGGTCGAAGGACGTATCTCCAGCTCTGCGATCGTCGGCGACGGTTCTGACGTAGGGGGCGGCGCTTCGATTCTTGGTGTACTCAGCGGAACAGACGGCAACCCCATCTCTATCGGACGCAACTGTCTTCTAGGTGCCAACTCTGTCTGCGGTATTCCGCTTGGTGATGCCTGTATCATCGATGCAGGTATTGCTGTTTTGGAAGGGACAAAAATCAGCATCTATCCTGACCAGTTGGCCAAGATCCAGGAAGTCAATCCGGATGTAGCGATGGAAGGCGAGGTCTTCAAAGGTAAAGATCTTGCGGGTCTTAACGGCCTTCATTTCCGTCAAAACTCGATGACAGGCGAGCTGACTGCGAGCCGTTCAACACGCGAGATCAAGCTTAACGCCGATCTTCACTAA
- the purU gene encoding formyltetrahydrofolate deformylase, protein MKQYRVLIDAKDEKGLVYKIASIFYNHELNIMSNNEFVDKDNNKFFMRSVVEGKVDADELQRELQAVLPDESSVEIIKPGKKNIILMVTKESHALGDILIRYEAGELDANILAVVSNYDILESLVSKFDIPFITVSHEGLDRAAHEEAVLEVLGRYNDIDYIVLAKYMRILTPRFVEAYEDRIINIHHSFLPAFIGANPYKQAFERGVKIIGATAHFVNNNLDEGPIISQEIKHIDHAYSWRDMQRSGRDVEKIVLSRALKLALEDRIFVYANKTVIF, encoded by the coding sequence ATGAAACAGTACCGCGTTTTAATTGATGCCAAAGATGAGAAAGGGCTTGTCTATAAGATAGCAAGTATCTTTTACAATCATGAACTCAATATCATGTCCAATAATGAGTTTGTAGATAAAGATAACAATAAATTTTTTATGCGCAGTGTTGTTGAAGGAAAAGTGGATGCCGATGAGCTGCAGCGTGAACTGCAGGCCGTACTCCCTGATGAGTCAAGTGTCGAGATTATTAAGCCCGGCAAGAAAAACATTATTTTGATGGTGACCAAAGAGTCACATGCATTAGGGGATATTCTGATCCGTTATGAAGCAGGCGAATTAGACGCAAATATACTGGCCGTTGTCTCCAACTACGACATTCTGGAGTCACTGGTCAGCAAGTTTGATATTCCGTTTATCACTGTTTCGCATGAAGGCCTGGACAGAGCGGCGCATGAAGAAGCGGTATTAGAGGTTCTTGGCAGATATAACGATATAGACTATATTGTGCTTGCCAAATATATGCGTATCTTGACGCCGCGTTTTGTTGAGGCCTATGAAGACAGGATCATCAACATTCACCACTCTTTCCTACCGGCGTTTATCGGGGCAAACCCCTACAAACAAGCCTTTGAACGGGGTGTCAAGATCATTGGCGCGACAGCGCACTTTGTCAACAACAACCTTGACGAGGGGCCGATCATTTCGCAGGAGATCAAGCATATCGATCATGCCTACAGCTGGCGCGATATGCAGCGTTCGGGTCGTGATGTTGAGAAAATCGTCCTTTCCCGAGCTTTGAAACTGGCACTGGAAGACAGAATATTCGTCTATGCCAACAAGACGGTTATTTTTTAA
- a CDS encoding 3-isopropylmalate dehydratase small subunit: MQTIEGKVWNFGKDIDTDLIIAARYLNTSVPEELAKHVMEDADPTFVKNMTPGDIIVADENFGCGSSREHAPIALKAAGVAAVIAPTFARIFYRNAFNMGLPIFELPESNEIKKGDVVSINMDEGTITNKTSGKTYKFTPIPPFMQELIDAGGLMNYAAKEVAKEEK; encoded by the coding sequence ATGCAAACGATTGAAGGAAAAGTCTGGAACTTCGGTAAAGATATCGATACAGACCTTATTATCGCCGCAAGATATTTAAATACATCAGTACCAGAAGAGCTGGCAAAGCACGTTATGGAAGATGCTGATCCTACTTTTGTCAAAAATATGACACCGGGTGACATTATTGTTGCTGATGAGAACTTTGGATGCGGTTCTTCTCGCGAACACGCACCTATAGCACTGAAAGCCGCCGGTGTTGCTGCGGTAATCGCACCGACTTTTGCCCGTATCTTCTATCGTAATGCTTTCAATATGGGGCTGCCGATTTTTGAACTTCCGGAGAGTAACGAGATCAAAAAAGGTGATGTTGTAAGTATCAATATGGATGAAGGCACTATCACCAACAAGACAAGCGGTAAAACATACAAATTTACACCGATCCCTCCATTTATGCAAGAATTGATCGATGCAGGCGGACTAATGAACTATGCAGCCAAAGAAGTGGCGAAGGAAGAGAAATAA
- a CDS encoding tRNA (cytidine(34)-2'-O)-methyltransferase, translating into MFNIVLVNPQIPNNTGSIGRLCVNTASSLHLIKPLGFDIDEKAVRRAGLDYWHKLDLHVWDDLESFFAAQKEGSRYFFGTTKTDTPYFEQKFQEGDFLFFGSETKGLPAELLAQNPRQCMTIPMTKEGRSLNLAVSTGIILYEAIKQNFSAYKELM; encoded by the coding sequence ATGTTCAACATCGTTCTTGTTAACCCCCAGATTCCCAACAATACCGGCAGTATCGGTCGACTTTGCGTCAATACCGCTTCCTCTTTGCACCTGATCAAGCCACTCGGATTTGACATTGATGAAAAAGCGGTACGCAGAGCAGGACTGGATTATTGGCATAAACTGGATCTGCATGTCTGGGATGACCTTGAAAGTTTTTTTGCTGCCCAAAAAGAGGGGTCGCGCTACTTTTTTGGTACAACCAAGACTGATACCCCTTATTTTGAGCAGAAGTTTCAAGAGGGTGATTTCCTTTTTTTCGGAAGTGAGACAAAGGGACTTCCGGCTGAACTGCTTGCGCAGAACCCGCGGCAGTGTATGACCATACCCATGACAAAAGAGGGACGCAGTCTCAACCTTGCCGTAAGCACAGGGATCATCCTCTACGAGGCGATCAAACAAAACTTCAGTGCATATAAGGAGCTAATGTGA
- the leuB gene encoding 3-isopropylmalate dehydrogenase, with translation MKNYKIALIKGDGIGPEIIDEAVKVLDAVASCEDFDFQYEEVLMGGCAYDATGDPLPQETINVSLNSDAVLFGAIGGEKWDSLPREKRPESGLLRFRKELGVYANLRPAVVYDELVNASSLKPEIVQGVDLMVVRELIGGIYFGEPKGRDENRGFNTMVYTRPEIERIAHNAFKIAMTRSKRVCSIDKANVLDVSQLWRDVVTEISKEYPEVELTHMYVDNAAMQLIRDPKQFDVMLTGNIFGDILSDEASMLSGSIGLLPSASVGSKIGVYEPIHGSAPDIAGQGIANPIATISSASMMLRYALNENDAADRIDAAIKKALAEGYRTQDLAQFDAKEICSTSEMGSIIANYAVKCSK, from the coding sequence ATGAAAAACTACAAAATTGCACTGATCAAAGGCGATGGAATCGGTCCCGAGATCATTGACGAAGCGGTAAAAGTACTGGATGCTGTTGCCTCTTGCGAAGATTTTGATTTTCAATATGAAGAAGTCTTGATGGGCGGATGCGCTTACGATGCGACAGGCGACCCGCTGCCACAGGAGACAATCAATGTCTCTCTTAACTCTGATGCGGTCCTTTTTGGTGCGATCGGCGGTGAAAAATGGGATTCACTTCCGCGTGAAAAACGTCCGGAGTCAGGTCTTCTCCGTTTTCGTAAAGAGTTGGGTGTCTATGCCAACTTGCGCCCGGCAGTTGTCTATGATGAGCTTGTCAATGCAAGCTCACTTAAACCAGAGATCGTTCAGGGAGTAGACCTGATGGTGGTGCGTGAACTTATCGGCGGCATCTATTTCGGTGAACCGAAAGGACGCGATGAAAACCGCGGTTTCAATACCATGGTCTATACGCGACCGGAGATCGAACGTATCGCGCACAATGCATTCAAAATCGCTATGACGCGCAGCAAGCGTGTATGCTCTATCGATAAAGCCAATGTACTCGACGTCTCGCAATTGTGGCGCGACGTGGTCACTGAGATCTCAAAAGAGTATCCTGAAGTCGAATTGACACACATGTATGTCGACAATGCAGCGATGCAGCTTATCCGTGATCCGAAGCAGTTTGACGTTATGCTCACCGGTAATATCTTCGGCGATATATTGAGCGATGAGGCCAGTATGCTTTCGGGTTCTATCGGCTTGCTTCCGTCGGCGTCGGTGGGCAGCAAGATCGGTGTCTACGAGCCGATCCACGGTTCAGCTCCGGACATTGCAGGGCAGGGGATCGCCAACCCTATTGCGACCATTTCGAGTGCTTCGATGATGCTTCGTTATGCTTTAAATGAAAATGATGCCGCTGACCGTATTGACGCCGCTATCAAAAAGGCGCTTGCCGAGGGTTACCGCACACAGGATCTTGCTCAATTTGACGCAAAAGAGATCTGCTCAACCAGTGAAATGGGTTCTATCATTGCCAACTACGCGGTAAAGTGCTCTAAGTAA
- a CDS encoding ferritin-like domain-containing protein, with protein MANWDYQKDINYSAIDVAKVKENRFLFHLLTIASFIEIASETYAKNLSEYYQENAEAVAWLNDRWEKEEVQHGKALKAYVAYVWPEFPWQKAYGRFLELYLPLCSVDALQPTKGLEMIARMIIETGTSTMYRAFEDYAKSLDEPVFAHLSHLIYKDEVNHYSNFNRYFNYYNQSENSGRKEILKVIVQRLKEAGTEDIETAYQSIHETKDSGRFDPASYDAFKKELNRMAKKHYPYPMAIKMIMHPLHLNKAVEATMIPVVRGAMRVLGV; from the coding sequence ATGGCAAATTGGGATTATCAAAAAGATATCAATTACAGCGCGATCGATGTCGCAAAAGTCAAAGAGAACCGTTTTCTCTTCCACCTGTTGACAATTGCATCATTTATCGAGATTGCTTCCGAAACCTATGCAAAGAATCTTTCGGAATACTATCAAGAGAATGCGGAAGCTGTCGCATGGCTAAACGATAGATGGGAAAAAGAAGAGGTACAGCACGGAAAGGCACTGAAAGCCTATGTGGCGTATGTCTGGCCGGAATTTCCCTGGCAAAAAGCCTATGGCAGGTTTCTTGAGCTCTACCTTCCGCTGTGCAGTGTCGATGCCCTTCAACCGACAAAAGGGCTGGAGATGATTGCACGGATGATCATAGAAACCGGGACCTCCACAATGTACCGTGCCTTCGAAGACTATGCAAAAAGCCTTGATGAGCCCGTCTTCGCCCACCTGTCACATCTGATCTATAAAGACGAAGTCAACCACTACAGCAACTTCAACCGATATTTCAACTATTACAACCAGAGCGAAAATTCAGGACGAAAAGAGATCCTCAAGGTTATCGTGCAGCGCTTGAAAGAAGCCGGTACCGAAGATATAGAGACTGCCTATCAGAGCATCCATGAAACAAAAGACAGCGGCCGTTTCGACCCGGCATCATATGACGCCTTTAAAAAAGAGCTTAACCGGATGGCCAAGAAACATTACCCCTACCCGATGGCGATCAAAATGATCATGCATCCGCTTCATCTCAACAAGGCGGTCGAAGCGACAATGATACCTGTTGTACGCGGTGCAATGAGGGTATTGGGAGTGTGA
- a CDS encoding S24 family peptidase, whose translation MKSFSEIVEEIKDIISSDIPGKKVFDKDVAKALDITQMNFATMKKRDKIPYEELLNFCAKRSIAINWLLYGQTPESLIEPTNQVYMVRYFNAVNASAGGGAFSDEGEEFEELAIEPHFLATLGGEHELKNIQAINVTGDSMEPTFLNGDIIFLNTAKSDISRGGIFAIQTEDMLLVKRLQKRIDGKIDIISDNKDFYLPQVASPEQINILGRVVGRYGGVE comes from the coding sequence ATGAAAAGTTTTAGCGAGATCGTCGAAGAGATCAAAGATATTATCTCATCAGATATCCCGGGCAAAAAAGTGTTTGACAAAGATGTGGCAAAAGCACTCGATATAACACAGATGAATTTTGCCACCATGAAAAAGCGTGACAAGATTCCCTATGAGGAGCTGCTCAACTTTTGCGCCAAGCGCTCTATTGCAATTAACTGGCTGCTCTACGGTCAAACCCCGGAGTCCCTGATCGAGCCGACAAACCAGGTCTATATGGTCCGCTATTTTAACGCGGTCAATGCATCAGCCGGCGGGGGCGCCTTTTCCGATGAAGGTGAAGAATTTGAGGAGCTTGCAATAGAGCCACATTTTTTAGCTACACTGGGCGGTGAACATGAGCTTAAAAACATCCAGGCCATCAACGTCACCGGCGATTCGATGGAACCGACTTTTTTAAACGGGGATATCATTTTTTTGAATACCGCAAAGAGCGATATATCTCGCGGTGGTATTTTTGCCATCCAGACAGAAGATATGCTGCTTGTTAAACGATTACAAAAGCGTATAGATGGTAAAATCGATATTATTTCAGATAATAAAGATTTCTACCTGCCACAAGTCGCTTCACCGGAGCAGATCAATATTCTGGGTCGTGTTGTAGGGCGTTACGGGGGCGTAGAATAG
- a CDS encoding SH3 domain-containing protein produces MRLHQINVFRLGIVTATLAALFFFNVFGIEIIPLGGSEVLKSIQNSESQKNLQELNLSTSQDLNSTQLKRKSRSGGFCIPPVYPNFVEDLYRFPQDIGVYVQKNALSHKRFYDIQKAFDKNYFSVWQYKRPPESSFTARWPFRVYSEGNSYGENLQLLEPSWFEEMLDKANFKEFGKVNSYGITLHFSSLRNFPTQKPLFRDPDQAGEGFPFDYLQNSAIHANEPLYISHYSSDKAWVYVYTSYASGWLPSHTIAFMGKKERRKWQKAKPAYLLKEKVALSDTNGHFLFYSRVGMRLSFIKKRGLYTYVRAIAPGAFNRPTFVTIRMKNSEVATTPLFINQNNLMKITADVMKSNYGWGGLYEERDCSSTLRDIFAPFGVWMPRNSRQQSRIGKVISLEDLNSTAKEELIREKAIPFETFLHRKGHIMLYLGTYDDNIMILHNMWGIKTVDDNDKEGRVIVGKVVISTLEIGSEQNGYDYNSSLLPSLDRMNIFTYKADPEKKRRRDKGKKKANG; encoded by the coding sequence ATGCGTTTGCATCAGATCAACGTTTTTCGCTTGGGCATCGTAACGGCTACATTGGCTGCGCTGTTCTTCTTTAACGTTTTTGGCATAGAGATCATACCGCTTGGCGGCAGTGAAGTGCTAAAAAGTATTCAAAACAGCGAAAGCCAAAAAAATCTGCAAGAACTCAATCTCTCGACTTCACAAGATCTGAACAGCACGCAGCTTAAACGCAAAAGCAGATCAGGAGGCTTTTGTATACCCCCTGTCTATCCGAACTTTGTCGAAGATCTGTACCGGTTTCCGCAGGATATCGGCGTTTATGTGCAAAAGAACGCCTTGTCGCATAAACGGTTCTACGACATACAAAAAGCGTTTGATAAAAACTATTTCTCCGTCTGGCAGTATAAAAGACCGCCTGAATCCTCTTTTACCGCTCGCTGGCCATTCCGTGTTTACAGTGAGGGTAACTCGTATGGTGAGAACCTGCAGCTTTTGGAACCTTCCTGGTTTGAAGAGATGCTTGATAAAGCCAACTTCAAAGAGTTCGGAAAGGTCAATAGTTACGGCATAACGCTTCATTTCTCATCACTGCGTAACTTCCCGACACAGAAACCGCTTTTTCGAGACCCTGATCAGGCAGGTGAAGGGTTCCCGTTTGACTATCTGCAAAACAGTGCTATTCACGCCAATGAGCCTCTCTATATCTCACACTATTCAAGCGACAAGGCCTGGGTCTATGTCTATACTTCTTATGCTTCGGGTTGGCTGCCAAGCCACACCATCGCATTTATGGGTAAAAAAGAGCGTAGAAAATGGCAAAAGGCCAAACCTGCTTACCTGTTAAAAGAGAAGGTGGCCTTGAGCGACACAAACGGTCACTTTCTTTTTTACAGCCGCGTCGGTATGCGCCTGAGCTTTATAAAGAAGAGAGGCCTTTATACTTATGTTCGTGCGATTGCCCCCGGTGCTTTTAACAGACCGACTTTTGTAACGATCAGGATGAAAAATTCAGAGGTGGCAACGACACCGCTATTTATCAACCAAAACAATCTTATGAAGATCACAGCGGATGTTATGAAAAGTAATTACGGCTGGGGCGGGCTGTATGAAGAGAGGGACTGTTCATCTACGCTTCGAGACATCTTCGCACCGTTTGGTGTCTGGATGCCGCGTAACTCCAGACAGCAGTCCCGCATAGGCAAAGTTATCTCGCTTGAAGACCTTAATAGTACGGCAAAAGAGGAGCTCATCAGAGAAAAAGCAATTCCTTTTGAAACTTTTTTACATAGGAAAGGGCATATTATGCTCTATCTAGGTACCTATGATGACAACATCATGATCTTGCACAATATGTGGGGAATAAAGACAGTCGATGATAATGATAAAGAGGGGCGCGTGATCGTCGGCAAAGTCGTCATAAGCACGTTGGAGATAGGCAGTGAACAAAACGGCTACGACTACAACAGCTCACTTTTGCCGAGCCTGGACCGTATGAATATCTTTACCTACAAAGCTGATCCTGAAAAAAAGAGACGAAGAGACAAAGGGAAAAAGAAGGCAAATGGATAG
- a CDS encoding rhodanese-like domain-containing protein encodes MHKLLLLISSALMVGIINLHAVDYGGEKSFLMEVPYTVCVVPPEVDEAIAKGVKVTSVANAKKLFDANALFFDARAPRHYKAEHIKGAFPVVFDESKASYIALNLPEDKKAALVFYCYGESCAISYEAALAVRKAGYTNVYWLLNGFPEWKANKFPVESDK; translated from the coding sequence ATGCACAAGTTATTACTTTTGATCTCATCAGCGCTTATGGTTGGCATTATAAACCTGCATGCTGTTGATTACGGCGGCGAAAAAAGTTTCCTTATGGAAGTTCCTTATACCGTCTGTGTGGTTCCACCTGAAGTGGATGAAGCAATAGCAAAAGGGGTTAAAGTCACATCTGTTGCAAATGCCAAAAAGCTGTTTGATGCAAACGCGTTATTTTTCGATGCCCGTGCACCCCGTCACTACAAGGCAGAGCATATCAAAGGGGCTTTTCCTGTTGTTTTTGATGAATCAAAAGCTTCGTATATCGCCTTGAACCTGCCTGAAGACAAAAAAGCCGCATTGGTCTTTTACTGCTATGGCGAAAGCTGTGCGATCTCTTATGAAGCAGCGCTTGCGGTAAGAAAAGCAGGGTATACCAATGTCTACTGGCTGCTTAACGGATTTCCTGAGTGGAAAGCAAACAAGTTTCCGGTAGAAAGCGACAAGTAG
- a CDS encoding ankyrin repeat domain-containing protein yields the protein MTKWLSILQDNDYLAAKKLIKDGADLNDRTEAGESVLAYALKCKCDQDMLELLIESGADIFYKDDEGVSIFDFAITYNNMYVIKLLLDKGIDVNETSRRSGFTALMAAVCYGRNTVVKMLLDAGADVHAADSKGLTALAFAKKMHKKSMIELLEPLE from the coding sequence ATGACAAAATGGCTCTCGATCTTACAGGACAATGACTATTTGGCTGCCAAAAAACTGATCAAAGACGGTGCGGATCTTAATGATCGCACGGAAGCAGGGGAGTCGGTACTGGCTTATGCCCTCAAGTGCAAATGCGATCAGGATATGTTGGAACTTCTGATAGAAAGCGGTGCCGATATTTTTTACAAGGACGATGAAGGTGTGAGCATCTTTGACTTTGCGATCACCTACAACAACATGTACGTCATCAAATTGCTTCTGGACAAGGGGATCGATGTCAACGAAACCTCCCGAAGAAGCGGTTTTACCGCCTTGATGGCCGCTGTCTGTTACGGCAGAAACACCGTTGTCAAAATGCTGCTTGATGCAGGAGCAGATGTACATGCGGCAGATTCCAAGGGCTTGACTGCTTTGGCTTTTGCCAAGAAGATGCACAAAAAAAGCATGATCGAATTGCTGGAGCCCCTTGAATGA